The following is a genomic window from Fundulus heteroclitus isolate FHET01 chromosome 16, MU-UCD_Fhet_4.1, whole genome shotgun sequence.
TACGTGAGTAGGCtactgcaaaaactaaatagGTCATTCTTTTATAAATTGTAAAAAATGATTTTGAGAATTGAAAATGTGTCTCTTGTACCCAAGCGGAGAATCCGGTGCTGGCAAGACTGTCAACACCAAACGTGTCATCCAGTACTTTGCAACAATTGCAGCTCTGAGTGGCAAAAAGGACCCACAACCCACTAGCAAAATGCAGGTGATTATCGGTTTTAAGAAGAAAGGTTCAAACTGTGCATATTTTGGTGCattctaataatattaaaaattgTAAATGTGCAGGGCTCCCTTGAGGATCAAATTGTTGCTGCTAACCCTCTGCTAGAGGCATATGGTAATGCCAAGACAGTCAGGAATGACAACTCTTCCCGTTTTGTAAGTTAAGACCATGATAAAATGTTTCTTGATGCTTAAAGCTTGCTTTCATATCCAATCTAACATATACTTGTAACCTGGCTTAGGGTAAATTCATCAGGATCCACTTTGGTACTAGTGGAAAGCTGGCTTCAGCTGATATTGAAACATGTAAGTCAAATATGTAATGTTAGTAACAATTACagtaatatttaacttttttatactttaaaGCATAAAATGCTTAGCAAAGTTTGTACTTGTATTCATGTAATTCTTAGATCTGCTGGAGAAGTCCCGTGTCACCTTCCAGCTGTCTGCTGAGAGGAGCTACCATATCTTCTATCAGCTGATGACAGGCCACAAGCCTGAGCTCATTGGTAAATGACCAAATACTTTCACtctgaaattagaaaaatgcttcctataaaacaaaaagatctACAGTGTTTTGTGTTCATTGTTTCAGATGCTCTGCTGATCACCACCAACCCCTATGACTTCCCAATGATCAGCCAGGGTGAAATCACTGTCAAGAGCATCAATGATGTGGAGGAGTTCATCGCAACAGatgtaaaataacatttatgtgTTTTGATAATGACTTACTTAAAACCCATGTAATGTACTTAAAGCTGTCTTCTCTACACAGACTGCTATTGATATCTTGGGCTTCACTGCTGATGAGAAGTTTAACATCTACAAGCTCACCGGTGCTGTGATGCATCATGGTGCCATGAAGTTCAAGCAGAAGCAGCGTGAGGAGCAGGCTGAACCTGATGGCACTGAGGGTAATTCATGAAATATCACCAATCTCATCCAGTAGAGTAAGAGATTAGTTCTAAAAATGCTGACCATGTGTAATGTTTCTTTCCTAAAAGAGGCTGACAAAATCGCCTACCTCATGGGTCTGAACTCAGCTGATATGCTGAAGGCTCTGTGCTACCCAAGAGTCAAAGTTGGAAATGAGATGGTCACCAAAGGTCAGACCGTCCCACAGGTAATTTAAACCCATATGTGATGCTATGGTATAAAAACGTATCCTAACTGTTGTTATACATTAATTTATCACATAAAACTGATAATTTCTACTTCTAGGTCAACAATGCTGTCAGCGCTCTGTGCAAGTCTGTCTATGAGAAGATGTTCTTGTGGATGGTCGTCCGTATCAATGAGATGCTGGACACAAAGCAGCCAAGAGCCTTCTTTATTGGAGTCTTGGATATTGCTGGCTTTGAGATCTTCGATGTGAGTGAAGAAAAACCATGAACCATTCCTTTTAATAAAGATAGTCCTAATTTGCTATAAAACCAGTAACTTTCTATTGATACAGTACAACAGCTTGGAGCAGCTCTGCATCAACTTCACCAATGAGAAACTGCAACAGTTCTTCAACCATCACATGTTTGTCCTGGAGCAAGAGGAGTACAAGAAGGAAGGCATTCAGTGGGAGTTCATTGACTTCGGTATGGACTTGGCTGCCTGCATTGAGCTTATTGAGAAGGTGAGCAGTTGTGATGGTCAAGATAAAGGAATCATTCTCatatttttatatgtatttgaACCATCATTTGAGATTCATGTTCtaatttaaattgttaattGTTCTCAGCCATTGGGCATCTTCTCCATCCTTGAAGAGGAGTGCATGTTCCCCAAAGCCTCTGACACAACTTTCAAGAACAAACTGATCGATCAGCATCTTGGCAAGAACAGGGCCTTTGAAAAGCCAAAACCTGGAAAGGGCAAAGCTGAGGCTCACTTCTCCCTGGTTCACTATGCTGGTACAGTGGACTACAACATCACTGGCTGGCTGGACAAGAACAAGGACCCACTGAACGATTCAGTGGTTCAGCTGTACCAGAAGTCTGCAAACAAACTGCTGTGCTTACTTTATGCTAGTCATGGAGGAGCTGAGGGTAAGAACCAATTAAATAGGTAGATATACCAAAACTGATTAGATCAATCTATCAAGTGGAAAACTCTGCAGCCACACAGCATGATAGATGTTATAAAACTGTTGATTAGTGGTCCAGAAAACAAATATTGGaagatgtattttgtttttcatttgaagtAACCTAGTATCTAGCAGGAACATCTGAAGAAATTACACTGTATTGTAATACTACTGTATTATCATGTTACAATTTTAGCTGAGGCTGCTGCTAGTGGAAAGAAAGCTGGCAAGAAGAAGGGTGGTTCCTTCCAGACCGTGTCTGCTCTTTTCAGGGTATGTAAACTTTCATAAAGTATATTGTgagaaaaatattacaaataaactgaagaCTGGTTTCATGATGCTGATCTACAGGAGAACTTGGGTAAGCTGATGACCAACTTGAGGAGCACCCATCCCCACTTTGTGCGTTGCCTGATTCCCAATGAATCAAAGACCCCAGGTAAGAAGCCCACTCAGTTTTTACATTGCAATATTTAGAGAAACTGTTGAATTATTTTTGACTGAATATATTTCTATCCTCAGGTCTTATGGAGAACTTCTTGGTCATCCACCAGCTGAGGTGTAACGGTGTGCTGGAGGGCATCAGAATCTGCAGAAAGGGCTTCCCCAGCAGAATCCTCTACGGTGACTTCAAGCAGAGGTGAGAGCAGTTTTAAATATGAGTTGAATATTcgttcattttaataaaagtcattaaaattaatgtaattttatctAAATGGCACTAAAATCTACCTCTTAGATACAAAGTATTGAATGCCAGCGTCATCCCTGAGGGACAGTTCATTGACAAcaagaaagcttcagagaagcTGCTGGGCTCCATTGATGTGGACCACACACAGTACATGTTTGGACACACTAAGGTATGTTTGACCAATAATAATGGCATagctttaaaaatgtccttAGTGTGAATGTGTTCTGACAAGCAATACGTTTTGCTATCACAACGTAGGTGTTCTTCAAAGCTGGTCTTCTGGGTACCCTTGAGGAGATGAGAGATGAAAGACTGGCTTCACTGGTCAGAATGGTTCAGGCTCTCTGCAGAGGTTACCTCATGAGGAAGGAGTTTGtgaagatgatggagaggaggTATAGTAGAAAATAGTCagatgaaaatatgaaaacattacTCAGTAATTTAGAGCAAGACACAACGGTCCTATAAAAAGGTTTGTTGTttagaaaactgaaaatcttTTATAGGAATACTTATTGCAAAATGTTTGTGCTTATGTTTTCAGAGAGGCTATCTATAGCATCCAATACAACATCCGTTCATTCATGAATGTCAAGAACTGGCCATGGATGAACCTCTACTTCAAGATCAAGCCTCTGCTGAAGAGTGCTGAGACTGAGAAGGAGTTGATGCAAATGAAGGAGAACTATGACAAGATGAAAACAGACTTGGCAAATGCTTTGGCAAAGAAGAAGGAACTGGAGGAGAAAATGGTCTCCTTACTCCAGGAGAAGAATGACTTGCAGCTCCAAGTAGCTGCAGTAAGTAGGCAAAAAACTCACATACCGTCACCTTCCTAAAATGAGGagctatttaattttttcccctggttcatcagggggaaaaaaaacaaaaaaaaaaaaaacaatacaccCTAAGTCACACTAATGACCTAGGCCATTATACAACAGGGCTGGAATTGCATGATCTCCTAAACAGTGGATCCAGACAATTTCACAATAAGTAGCCAGCATCCTGAGGAcacaattgaaataaaaaaaaaatcagttttgcaAAAAACATCTTAGGCCATTGTTTTCTGAAGGTGTCAATATTGAACATCTATTTACATAAATCCATAATCAACCATACAGCTTTAATTTTGACACTATACCCACAGAGTGTGTAAAAATTACTGTTATGCATGTTTGgtctatttaaaaacaacaacactgttaGTAAAGAACTGTATTCATGTCAACTCTACTTACAACACCTCATAGGAAGTTGAGAGCCTCTCCGATGCTGAGGAAAGGTGTGAAGGGCTGATTAAGAGCAAGATCCAGCTTGAGGCCAAACTCAAGGAGACAACTGAGAGActggaggatgaagaggaaatCAATGCAGAACTGACTGCCAAgaagaggaagctggaggatgAATGCTCTGAGCTGAAGAAGGACATTGATGACTTGGAGCTCACCTTGGCTAAAGTGGAGAAGGAGAAACATGCCACTGAAAACAAGGTTTGCATCGATTAGGCACCATTATCAAAGCACAATACACCCATTTACAGGATGAATGAAATCTACAAAGTTTATGTGTTCATTCAAATGTGTATATCCAATTCAACCTTTAGGTGAAAAACCTGACAGAGGAGATGGCTACTCAGGATGAGGCCATTGCCAAGTTGACCAAGGAGAAGAAAGCCCTCCAAGAGGCCCACCAGCAAACACTGGATGATCTCCAGGCAGAGGAAGACAAAGTCAACACTCTGACCAAGGCCAAGACAAAGCTGGAACAGCAAGTGGATGATGTaagaaaattgtttattttgcttcGTACGTTTGCCAAAGATATAAACTAATCTTTGTATTAATTGCTCATATTGAATCAACCTACTATGGTATAGCTTGAGGGCTCACTGGAACAAGAGAAGAAGCTCCGTATGGACCTTGAGAGAGCCAAGAGGAAGCTGGAAGGAGATCTGAAACTGGCCCAGGAATCCATCATGGATCTGGAGAATGACAAGCAGCAGTCTGAGGAGAAAATCAAGAAGTAAATGcagactttctttatttttgaacaataGCACATGTTAGTGTCAAATCACAAAACTAACTCCACGTTATTTGTTGCTTTCCAGGAAGGACTTTGAAATCAGCCAACTTCTTAGCAAGATTGAGGATGAACAGTCCCTTGGAGCTCAGCTTCAGAAGAAGATCAAGGAGCTCCAGGCAAGAAAGATTAAAATTAAGTGCACATGGCTGAATTGGTTACACTTTTTTCAAGTGATCTTAATATTACTTCGATTTACTCGGGTTTTAGGCTCGTATTGAGGAGCTCGAAGAGGAGATTGAGGCTGAGAGGGCTGCTAGGGCTAAAGTAGAGAAGCAGAGAGCTGACCTTTCCAGGGAGCTTGAAGAGATCAGTGAGAGGCTTGAGGAAGCTGGTGGAGCCACAGCTGCTCAGATTGAGATGAACAAGAAGCGTGAGGCTGAGTTCCAGAAGCTGCGCCGTGACCTTGAAGAAGCCACCCTCCAGCATGAAGCCACTGCAGCGGCTCTTCGCAAGAAGCAGGCCGACAGCGTTGCTGAGCTGGGAGAGCAGATAGACAACCTGCAGCGCGTCAAGCAGAagctggagaaggagaagaGCGAGTACAAGATGGAGATTGATGACCTGTCCAGCAACATGGAAGCAGTTGCCAAGGCTAAGGTAAGAGAACAATTTTCAAACCTTTAGAAACAGCATATTTCTTAAATGTGCCAGTATCAAATCAATTATTTACGGCTTCAGGGCAATCTGGAGAAAATGTGCAGAACTCTTGAGGACCAACTGAGCGAAATCAAATCTAAAAACGATGAGAATGTCCGCCAGCTGAATGACATTAATGCACAGAAAGCAAGACTCCAGACAGAGAACGGTAATTCACCTGAACTAAAACCAGTGTCTTGCATTGTTTAAAGAAATCTCAGAAATAATTAATGTGTGACTTCTCAGGGGAATTCGGCCGCCAGCTTGAGGAGAAAGAAGCTCTTGTTTCTCAGCTAACAAGAGGCAAGCAGGCCTTCACTCAGCAGATTGAGGAGCTCAAGAGACACATTGAGGAGGAAGTCAAGGTATGAAAGTTTACTATTTAGTTTTGAGTTAAACAGACAAATGAAGGTTTTACTCATCATTGTAATGTATGATGAGGTCAATAGACAAATCCTTCAACTCTCAACTTTGTGTATATCAGGCCAAGAATGCCCTGGCCCATGCTGTTCAGTCAGCCCGCCATGACTGTGATCTGCTCAGAGAGCagtttgaggaggagcaggaggccaAGGCTGAGCTGCAGAGAGGCATGTCCAAGGCCAACAGTGAGGTGGCTCAGTGGAGGTCCAAATATGAGACTGATGCCATCCAGCGCACTGAGGAGCTGGAAGAGGCCAAGTGAgtcaaaataaatatcttttgGTGAAATTCcatgtaatatttatttgtttctaacAATAAACACACATCTTCACTACAGGAAAAAGCTTGCCCAGCGCTTGCAGGAGGCTGAGGAATCCATTGAGGCTGTGAACTCCAAGTGTGCCTCTTTGGAGAAGACCAAGCAGAGGCTACAGGGTGAGGTGGAGGACCTCATGATTGATGTGGAGAGAGCCAACTCTCTGGCTGCCAACCTTGACAAGAAGCAGAGGAACTTTGACAAGGTAAATGCTGTTATTGGATCTAACATCAGCTTAACCCAAGGAAAGACATTGTGTTTAAGGCCAAGAATGAATGACTTGATCCATGGATTTATAGG
Proteins encoded in this region:
- the LOC105932013 gene encoding myosin heavy chain, fast skeletal muscle — translated: MSTDAEMEQYGPAAIYLRKSEKERIEAQTTPFDAKTAYFVVDPEELYVKCKLIKKEGGKATVETDGGKTLTVKEDDIHPRNPPKYDKIEDMAMMTHLNEPCVLYNLKDRFASWMIYTYSGLFCVVVNPYKWLPVYDAVVVEGYRGKKRIEAPPHIFSISDNAYQFMLTDRENQSVLITGESGAGKTVNTKRVIQYFATIAALSGKKDPQPTSKMQGSLEDQIVAANPLLEAYGNAKTVRNDNSSRFGKFIRIHFGTSGKLASADIETYLLEKSRVTFQLSAERSYHIFYQLMTGHKPELIDALLITTNPYDFPMISQGEITVKSINDVEEFIATDTAIDILGFTADEKFNIYKLTGAVMHHGAMKFKQKQREEQAEPDGTEEADKIAYLMGLNSADMLKALCYPRVKVGNEMVTKGQTVPQVNNAVSALCKSVYEKMFLWMVVRINEMLDTKQPRAFFIGVLDIAGFEIFDYNSLEQLCINFTNEKLQQFFNHHMFVLEQEEYKKEGIQWEFIDFGMDLAACIELIEKPLGIFSILEEECMFPKASDTTFKNKLIDQHLGKNRAFEKPKPGKGKAEAHFSLVHYAGTVDYNITGWLDKNKDPLNDSVVQLYQKSANKLLCLLYASHGGAEAEAAASGKKAGKKKGGSFQTVSALFRENLGKLMTNLRSTHPHFVRCLIPNESKTPGLMENFLVIHQLRCNGVLEGIRICRKGFPSRILYGDFKQRYKVLNASVIPEGQFIDNKKASEKLLGSIDVDHTQYMFGHTKVFFKAGLLGTLEEMRDERLASLVRMVQALCRGYLMRKEFVKMMERREAIYSIQYNIRSFMNVKNWPWMNLYFKIKPLLKSAETEKELMQMKENYDKMKTDLANALAKKKELEEKMVSLLQEKNDLQLQVAAEVESLSDAEERCEGLIKSKIQLEAKLKETTERLEDEEEINAELTAKKRKLEDECSELKKDIDDLELTLAKVEKEKHATENKVKNLTEEMATQDEAIAKLTKEKKALQEAHQQTLDDLQAEEDKVNTLTKAKTKLEQQVDDLEGSLEQEKKLRMDLERAKRKLEGDLKLAQESIMDLENDKQQSEEKIKKKDFEISQLLSKIEDEQSLGAQLQKKIKELQARIEELEEEIEAERAARAKVEKQRADLSRELEEISERLEEAGGATAAQIEMNKKREAEFQKLRRDLEEATLQHEATAAALRKKQADSVAELGEQIDNLQRVKQKLEKEKSEYKMEIDDLSSNMEAVAKAKGNLEKMCRTLEDQLSEIKSKNDENVRQLNDINAQKARLQTENGEFGRQLEEKEALVSQLTRGKQAFTQQIEELKRHIEEEVKAKNALAHAVQSARHDCDLLREQFEEEQEAKAELQRGMSKANSEVAQWRSKYETDAIQRTEELEEAKKKLAQRLQEAEESIEAVNSKCASLEKTKQRLQGEVEDLMIDVERANSLAANLDKKQRNFDKVLAEWKQKYEESQAELEGAQKEARSLSTELFKMKNSYEEALDQLETMKRENKNLQQEISDLTEQIGETGKSIHELEKAKKTVETEKAEIQTALEEAEGTLEHEESKILRVQLELNQVKGEIDRKLAEKDEEMEQIKRNSQRVIDSMQSTLDAEVRSRNDALRVKKKMEGDLNEMEIQLSHANRQAAEAQKQLRNVQGQLKDAQLHLDDAVRGQEDMKEQVAMVERRNGLMVAEIEELRAALEQTERARKVAEQELVDASERVGLLHSQNTSLLNTKKKLESDLVQVQGEVDDAVQEARNAEEKAKKAITDAAMMAEELKKEQDTSAHLERMKKNLEVTVKDLQHRLDEAENLAMKGGKKQLQKLEQRVRELETEVEGEQRRGADAVKGVRKYERRVKELTYQTEEDKKNITRLQDLVDKLQLKVKAYKRQAEEAEEQANTHMSRLRKVQHEMEEAQERADIAESQVNKLRAKSRDVGKSDAAE